In Candidatus Bathyarchaeota archaeon, a single window of DNA contains:
- a CDS encoding B12-binding domain-containing radical SAM protein: MVDVLLVNPIFKKRWNNSPFRFPPLGLGYIASTLKQENFTVRIIDCTFKTEVDVLNEIKKSEPQIIGFYSMYSIEKESISLAKSVRDMTGLLVVGGPLPTIEPSNFLKDFDAVIIGEGEKIMLELTMNYFNSKDFRKTIGIAYNDKGKIHYNRQSSIIKDIDSIPSPARELFDNESYQNYYERYFGHKMTSMISTRGCPYNCDFCSKPIFGDTVRLRSPKNIVEEMVSIKKLGYDVIWFADDCFTISKERVIEICKEIISQNLDIRWQCLSRADTFDAEMAHHMKKAGCQRIYFGLESGNDKILKTIMKKDIEIQTAREGINAASSAGIETGAFFILGYPGESNETILDTIDFAISLPLDYVSFTLPYPIPGTGLHMKVKNTLKSKKSHGIRLINQRLEFDSEFSESKLKFAIIKAAVQFRIVKYLGRSGYKIFGQPFNWFTDKIFRVLR; encoded by the coding sequence TTGGTAGATGTTCTTCTTGTTAATCCTATCTTTAAGAAGAGATGGAATAATTCTCCTTTTAGATTTCCGCCTTTGGGACTAGGATATATTGCTTCGACTTTGAAGCAAGAAAATTTTACGGTAAGAATAATAGATTGTACTTTTAAGACTGAAGTAGATGTGTTAAATGAGATCAAAAAATCAGAGCCACAGATAATTGGATTCTATTCCATGTATTCTATTGAAAAAGAAAGCATATCTCTAGCAAAAAGTGTTAGGGACATGACTGGTCTGTTGGTCGTTGGAGGACCACTCCCTACGATTGAACCCTCAAATTTTCTAAAGGATTTTGATGCTGTCATAATTGGAGAAGGTGAAAAGATTATGCTAGAGCTAACGATGAATTATTTCAATTCTAAAGATTTTCGGAAGACTATTGGAATAGCATATAATGATAAAGGTAAAATCCATTACAATAGGCAAAGTTCTATTATCAAAGATATTGATTCAATTCCTTCACCTGCTAGAGAACTCTTTGATAATGAATCATACCAGAATTACTATGAAAGATATTTTGGTCACAAAATGACATCTATGATATCAACTAGAGGTTGCCCATATAACTGTGATTTTTGCAGCAAACCGATTTTTGGCGATACTGTACGACTTCGGTCTCCTAAAAATATAGTCGAGGAAATGGTTTCGATCAAGAAATTAGGATATGATGTGATCTGGTTTGCAGATGATTGTTTTACTATCTCAAAAGAGCGAGTGATTGAAATCTGTAAAGAGATAATTTCTCAAAATCTAGATATAAGATGGCAGTGCTTATCTAGAGCAGACACCTTTGATGCGGAGATGGCTCACCATATGAAGAAAGCTGGCTGTCAAAGGATATACTTTGGACTTGAGTCCGGGAATGATAAGATTTTAAAAACGATTATGAAAAAAGATATAGAAATTCAGACAGCTAGAGAAGGTATAAACGCCGCTAGTTCAGCTGGCATCGAGACTGGGGCTTTTTTCATTTTAGGTTATCCTGGTGAAAGCAATGAGACGATTCTTGATACAATAGACTTTGCAATTTCTCTTCCTTTAGATTACGTATCCTTCACTCTTCCATATCCCATTCCAGGGACCGGTCTTCATATGAAGGTAAAGAATACCTTGAAAAGTAAAAAATCACATGGAATAAGGCTTATCAATCAAAGATTGGAATTTGATTCAGAATTTTCTGAATCTAAACTGAAATTTGCGATTATCAAAGCAGCTGTGCAATTTAGGATTGTGAAATATCTTGGACGATCTGGTTACAAAATATTCGGGCAGCCGTTTAATTGGTTTACTGATAAAATATTCAGAGTCTTAAGATAA